In Mesoaciditoga lauensis cd-1655R = DSM 25116, a single genomic region encodes these proteins:
- the folK gene encoding 2-amino-4-hydroxy-6-hydroxymethyldihydropteridine diphosphokinase — MHTAYIAFGSNMGNRKEMILSAMEKMKENGMNFLKISTFYETKPYGVTDQNDFMNCVAEIETELTPMSLLDDLLNIEKSLGRVREKRWGPRTIDLDIIFYDKKIVNFANLIIPHPDLQNRLFVLEPLFEIAPKYVHPLTHKSVEEMLKELRGVSV; from the coding sequence ATACATACTGCGTATATAGCGTTTGGCTCAAATATGGGTAACCGAAAGGAAATGATCCTTTCTGCCATGGAAAAAATGAAAGAGAATGGTATGAATTTCTTGAAAATCTCCACATTCTATGAAACTAAACCATATGGTGTAACCGATCAAAACGATTTTATGAATTGTGTGGCAGAGATAGAAACAGAACTCACTCCCATGTCGTTACTGGATGACTTACTTAACATAGAAAAATCTCTTGGCAGGGTAAGAGAAAAAAGATGGGGACCAAGGACGATCGATTTAGACATCATCTTTTACGATAAAAAGATCGTGAATTTCGCTAACTTGATAATACCTCATCCGGATTTACAAAATAGACTTTTCGTGCTGGAACCCCTTTTTGAGATAGCTCCAAAATACGTTCATCCCCTTACGCATAAAAGTGTCGAGGAGATGTTGAAAGAATTGAGGGGGGTGTCGGTTTGA
- a CDS encoding NAD+ synthase, translating into MKSIRFSLVQKNFVVGGIEENKKKILSSIDEVQNLKPDFIVFPELSLVGYPPEDLLLKHTFIEDNIKALKEIAEYTRKYESVIVLGFVDRKDDIYNSAAVIQKGKIMGVYHKMLLPNYGVFDEKRYFSAGQKPLNLEYDGVKIGLSICEDIWIPDGPVMDEISDGAMIILNISSSPYHIQKGLNREEMLKVRASDSRAAVIYVNTVGGQDELVFDGHSLVIDEMGKIKSKGPDFEEAILTADIVIPNIVSANLHDPRRREMIRNPSGNSALITLDAIKNPERQEIELKNETHPPLQLEEEIFKALTLGVKDYVRKNGFKKVLIGLSGGMDSSLVAAVATEALGSENVVGVLMPSMYSSKSSITDAEELAKNLGIKTYTIPIKDVFDAYLKVLDPAFVGTNPDITEENLQARIRGNYLMALSNKFGWLVLTTGNKSEMSVGYATLYGDMAGGFAVIKDLYKTMVYKVASWYNSHKGKDVIPTNVFIKPPSAELRPDQVDQDSLPPYETLDAILDLYIERDLSLKEIIEMGFDEETVRKTIKMVDRNEYKRRQAPPGVKLTTRAFGRDRRLPITNHYR; encoded by the coding sequence TTGAAAAGTATACGCTTTTCCCTTGTGCAGAAAAACTTCGTTGTTGGAGGAATAGAAGAAAACAAGAAGAAGATCCTTTCATCTATAGATGAAGTTCAAAATCTCAAGCCGGATTTCATAGTTTTTCCAGAACTTTCATTGGTGGGATATCCCCCTGAAGATCTTCTGCTCAAACACACTTTTATAGAAGATAACATCAAAGCTTTGAAAGAAATTGCAGAATACACTCGAAAATATGAATCCGTAATCGTGTTGGGATTTGTAGATAGAAAAGATGATATATACAACTCGGCGGCGGTGATACAAAAAGGGAAGATCATGGGAGTTTACCACAAGATGCTACTGCCAAATTACGGTGTTTTTGATGAAAAAAGATACTTTTCAGCAGGTCAAAAGCCGCTTAATCTTGAATACGACGGTGTGAAGATAGGACTAAGCATATGCGAAGATATATGGATTCCGGATGGTCCCGTTATGGATGAAATATCGGATGGGGCAATGATAATTTTGAACATTTCATCTTCACCTTATCATATTCAAAAAGGCTTGAATCGTGAAGAGATGTTGAAAGTAAGGGCATCTGATTCCAGAGCTGCCGTGATATACGTTAACACAGTTGGAGGGCAAGACGAACTCGTCTTTGACGGACATAGTTTGGTAATAGATGAAATGGGAAAGATAAAAAGCAAGGGGCCAGATTTTGAAGAAGCCATCTTAACGGCGGACATAGTCATCCCCAACATAGTAAGCGCTAACCTTCACGATCCAAGAAGAAGGGAAATGATAAGAAATCCAAGCGGTAACTCCGCTTTGATAACCCTCGATGCCATCAAAAATCCGGAACGTCAGGAAATTGAATTAAAGAATGAAACGCACCCACCCCTTCAATTGGAAGAAGAGATATTCAAAGCTTTAACGTTGGGGGTAAAAGATTACGTTAGAAAAAATGGCTTCAAGAAAGTCTTGATCGGTTTGAGTGGAGGAATGGATTCATCGCTGGTAGCCGCAGTGGCAACGGAAGCACTTGGAAGTGAAAATGTGGTGGGAGTTTTAATGCCATCCATGTACTCTTCAAAATCAAGCATCACCGATGCCGAAGAACTTGCCAAAAATTTGGGTATCAAAACTTACACGATACCGATTAAAGATGTGTTCGATGCATACCTGAAAGTCTTAGATCCTGCCTTCGTTGGAACCAATCCAGACATTACGGAAGAAAATCTCCAGGCAAGGATACGAGGGAATTATCTCATGGCGCTTTCCAACAAGTTCGGATGGCTTGTTCTAACCACCGGAAACAAGTCGGAAATGAGCGTGGGTTACGCAACTTTATACGGTGATATGGCAGGAGGCTTTGCGGTTATAAAAGATTTATACAAGACAATGGTTTACAAGGTGGCAAGTTGGTACAACTCACACAAGGGAAAAGATGTCATCCCGACAAACGTATTCATCAAGCCACCTTCCGCCGAATTAAGGCCAGATCAAGTAGACCAAGATTCTCTTCCGCCGTACGAAACTTTAGATGCCATACTTGATCTCTACATTGAAAGGGATCTTTCATTAAAAGAAATAATAGAAATGGGATTCGATGAAGAAACTGTTAGAAAAACGATCAAGATGGTAGATAGAAATGAATATAAACGTCGCCAAGCACCTCCTGGGGTAAAATTAACAACGAGAGCCTTTGGTAGGGATAGAAGGCTTCCAATAACCAATCATTACAGATGA
- a CDS encoding SHOCT domain-containing protein: protein MVFFWPFWWYGEYALWSIVWDLAGIILFAVFLYLFFRNKSLWHPYKNKESTACEILKRRYAAGEITKAEYEEIKKDLGCK, encoded by the coding sequence ATGGTATTTTTCTGGCCCTTTTGGTGGTACGGTGAATATGCGCTATGGTCCATCGTTTGGGATCTAGCTGGAATAATTTTGTTCGCTGTATTCCTATATCTTTTCTTTCGCAACAAAAGTCTATGGCATCCTTATAAAAACAAAGAAAGCACCGCTTGTGAGATATTGAAAAGGCGATATGCCGCTGGAGAAATAACCAAAGCGGAATACGAAGAGATAAAGAAAGATTTAGGGTGTAAGTAG